One Geitlerinema sp. PCC 9228 genomic window, GGGGAACACACGATCGCGAAGATTGGGAATAGAGCGGTCGGTCAGCTGGTGGATATGAGGGATCGCTCGCTGCCACACGGAGCGATTGGGGAATCGAACAGAGGGGTTTTCTGGAACGATTTGGATAGAGGGTCAGAATTTTTTCTCGTTTCTCGTTGTTTTCGCGATCGCAAACTCAGGAGGCGTACGTGTCTGCATACCTATCAAAATTTTTGTACGTTTTGCCAGCGGGAAAACGCAGCTTGGTCATGTTGGTTGTGTTGTTTCTCCTGGTATCGCTGTTAGAAGTTTTTGGCATTGGTTCTATTGGTCCGTTTATTTCCCTCGCTAGCAACCCACAAACCATTTCCCAAACGCCTTGGTTGCATCAAATTTACCTACAAACGGGTTTCCAAAACGAAACCCACTTTCTAGGTTTTCTCGGTTTGTTGATTGTGGCTATTTTTATCCTGAAATCCTACGTTCACTGGCGCGTTAACGTTCATATTTTTCGCTTCAGTTTTCAACAACGAGCTGAGCTGTGTCGCCAGTTGCTGCAAGCATATCTGGAAGCTCCCTATTCTTTTCACCTAAGTAATAGCAGTGCCAAAAGCATTCAAAATGTTATTCAATTTACCGGACAGTTTTCTGGCACAATTTTGATTACGTTTTTGGTGGAACTTTCCAACCTAACAATCGTTTTGTTCCTAACCGCTCTTCTGTTTATTGCCAATTCTATTGCGGTGGTGATGGTTTTATCGATCTTGCTACCTTTGTTGCTGCTTTTCCATCATTTCCGCCAGAAAATCAAACAATGGGGACAAGAAGTGGGGGAAGCCAATGCATCAATGATTCGCATTGTCAATCACAGTTTGGGCAGCATTAAGGAAACGCGAATTATTGGCTGCGAACCCCATTTTCAAGGGCAAATTTCCCAACAAGCCAATCGCTTAGCCGATGCCATGACGGGATTTTTCTCATTTAAAATTTTGCCCAGGCTGATGATCGAAACGATGCTGGTTTTGGGGTTGGTTGGCTTTACATCGATCTCGTTAATCGTGTACCAAAATTTGGAATCTCTTTTGCCAGTTTTAGGGATATTTACCGTGGCATCTTTGCGCATGGTTCCAGCCATTACAGGGTTGGTCAAAGGAGCCAGTACCCTGCGCAACTCCACTTACACGCTGGACCGGCTCTATTTGGAATTTAAAGAAATAGAATCTTTTCAAAAAGAAGCTGTTTCTCAATTTTCTGTGGCTATGAATACCAGATCTAGGGAAAATTACCAAAAGAAAAATTTAACCTTCCGCGATCGCATTGTTTTGGATGGGGTTAGCTATCGCTATCCGGAAGCTAACGAACATGCCCTCAGCGATATTTCCTTAACCCTTCAAAAAGGAGAATCCATTGCTTTTATCGGCAAATCCGGTGCTGGCAAAACCACCCTGGTCGATGTCATTTTAGGACTGCTATTACCCCAGCAAGGAGATATTCAAGTAGACGATACTTCAATTTACCAAAATTTGCGTTCCTGGCAAAATTTAATTGCCTACATTCCCCAATCTATTTACCTAATTGACGATACCATCGAAAGGAATATTGCTTTTGGGGTTCCCGATGAAGCCATCGATGGCGAAAAAGTAGAAAAAGCCATACAAGCTGCTCAGTTACAAGATTTAATCGCCGAACTTCCAGAAGGAATGAAAACTTCTGTAGGGGAACGAGGGGTGCGTTTGTCTGGAGGTCAACGCCAGCGAATTGGTATTGCCAGAGCGATTTACCACGACCGACCCATTTTAATACTTGACGAAGCAACTTCTGCTCTCGATAACGAAACTGAAAATTTGGTCAGCGAAGCCATTGAATCTTTAGCTGGTGTAAAAACCACCATTGCGATCGCGCATCGCCTGAGTACGATTCAAAATTGCGATCGCATTTATCTCATGGAAAAAGGAAAAATTGTCAAATCGGGAACCTATCAGGAAGTCGTGGAAGCTACAAACGAAGTAGAAAATGCTGTTAATAATAGTGCCTAGCTTTTTTCCCAATCTTATACGAAATCCTGCTGTAAACTTATGAAAAAGAACCCCCTGTAGTCCCCCGCAGGCTCGGGAAACACGGATTTCATCTTACTGCCAATTTTTGTATCCAATGGAGGAAAAACTATGACGATGCCCAACTTTTTAGTAATTGGTGCTGTCAAATCAGCGACAACATCTGTTTATCACTATCTGAAGCAACATCCAGAAATCTACATGAGCCCTACCAAAGAAACCAGTTTCTTTGCCATTGAAGGGGATGATTTAGACTTTAATGGACCTGGTTTCCAGCAAACCTATCTTTACAAATGCGGCATCAGAGATTTGGATACTTACCAGGCTGAATTTGCTGGTGTCACCAACGAAAAAGCGATTGGCGAGGCTTCTCCTATCTATCTATATTTTACCCCCAAAGCTCCCCAGCGTATTCGTCACTATCTCGATCGTCCCAAACTCATTGCTATTTTACGCCATCCTGCCGAGCGTGCTTTTTCCCATTTTCTTAATAATATTCGCGATCGCCGGGAACCGCTTACTGATTTTGCTGCAGCTTTACAAGATGAAAAACGTCGCCTGCAAGAAAATTGGGGACCTGCTTGGCATTACCAAGAAATCGGTTTCTACTCGCGATATCTTCGGGAATATTTTCAGCGTTTTGAACGCGAACAAATTCGGGTGTATTTGTTTGAGGATTTGAAAGCCAATCCCATAGCTACCATGCAAGATATTTTCCGATTTCTAAAAGTTGATGACACTTTTATTCCCGATTTTTCCGGTAAGTACAATCAATCCTACACTCGCAAAAGCGAACTGTTACACGATATGATTTTTACCAGCAATCCCCTCAAGGCAGCCGTGAAAACCCTGGTTCCGGCAGGGGTAACCCGCAAACTGGCAACTCGCATCAACAAACAAAATCTCGCCAAACCGAAATTATCCCCGCAAATTCGCCAGCAACTGGTAGATTTATATCGCGAGGATATTTTACAGCTACAGGATTTGCTGCAACGAGATTTCTCGGCGTGGTTGGCGTAATATAAACGCATGTAGGGTATCTTTGCCAAAACTTTATACAAAAATGCGATCGCTTGCCCCGGCCAAAAACTGTCCTAAGTGCTGCAATACGCAAGTATCGGCTTGCCATCGGGAACGTACTAGGAAAAATTTATGTATTTTTTTGATAAAGCTCCGTGCTAGCACTGGAAAATTATACTGAATTGAGTTAGCTTGTGGCGTAATTCGCGAGTTTTACGGATATCCATCGTTTCAAATCGTCCTAGCCAACTATGCAAACCCAAGCCTCTCCTTCCGTTTTCTCCCAGAGTCGTTCGTACTTTCAGCAAGTTACCGAACTACTGCAGCTAGAAGCAGAAGCGATCGCACAGACGAGTCAGCGATTGCAACCAGAATCCGTTCAAAGCGTTGTCCAACTTCTCAGTACTTGCACGGGGAAAATCGTCCTCACGGGGGTAGGCAAGTCCGGCATCGTTGCCCGCAAAATTGCTGCTACTCTCACCAGCGTAGGCACAGTGGCCATTTTTCTGCACCCCGCAGAAGCCCTTCACGGGGATTTGGGCATCGTACAATCGGATGATGTGGTAATTGCCCTCAGCAACAGCGGCGAAACCGACGAACTGCTGGCGATGCTGCCCTCTTTAAAACAGCGTTGCGTTCCCATTGTTGCCTTGGTGGGGAATCTCGATTCTACCCTAGCGCGACAGGCAAATGTGGTCCTCGCTGCCACCATCGAACGGGAAGCTTGCCCCCTCAATTTAGCACCCACCACCAGTACCACGGTAGCCATTGCCATTGGCGATGCGATCGCAATGACCGTTGCCACCGCCAAAGGCATCACCCCGGAAAAATTTGCCCTCAACCATCCCGCCGGTCGTTTGGGCAAACGCTTAACCCTGCGGGTTGCCGATATCATGCATGGGGGAACAGATAATCCTACCATTTCTCCCGATGCCAGTTGGTTGGAGGTGGTTACCGGTATCAGCCAGGGGGGATTGGGGGCTGTCAGCGTTGTTGACGAACAGCAGCGGCTGTTAGGCATCATTACCGACGGTGACTTGCGTCGGGCTATGGAAACGATTCAGCCAGTAGAACTAGCTAAATTCCAAGCTGGAAGCATCATGACCCGCAACCCCATTACCGCTATGCGTGAGTGGTTGGCGTACGATGCCTTGCAGGTGATGGAAAACCGACCTTCCCAAATTGCCGTTTTGCCAGTGGTGGATGCCGACCGCCGCTGCGTTGGTTTGTTACGATTGCACGATATTGCTAGGAGTGGTCTCCTGTGAAGATTTTAGCTGTCATTCCAGCGCGCTATCAATCCCAGCGGTTTCCGGGAAAACCCTTAGCCTTGGTGGGCGATCGCCCCATGATAGAATGGGTATACCAAGCCGCCAAAAACGCCCAAGTTTTTGACGAAGTCATTGTTGCCACCGATAGCCCGCAAATTGCCACCTGCGTGCGGAATTTTGGTGGTAAAGTAGAAATGACCCGCGAGGACCACCTCACTGGAACCGACCGGGTGGCGGAAGTTGCCACCCGCTATCCCAAAATGCAGGTGGTTGCCAACGTACAAGGGGACCAACCTTTTGTGACGACCGAGGCGTTGCAGCAGTTGGTTTCACCCTACTTGCAAGGAGAAGCCCCGGAAATGACCACTTTGGGATGTCCCCTCAATTGTGAAGAAGACCGCCTGAATCCTCACACGGTCAAAGTTATTTGTTCGGTTCAGGGTCATGCCTTATATTTTTCCCGCGCTGCCATTCCCTATTTCCGGAATCGCGGAGAAGTGCCAGTTTACCATCATTTGGGGCTTTATGCCTTTCGCCGGGATTTCCTGGCTGCTTACGCCCAGCTAACGCCTACGCCTCTGGAACAATGCGAAGGATTGGAACAGTTGCGGGTGTTGGAACACGGCT contains:
- a CDS encoding ABC transporter ATP-binding protein is translated as MSAYLSKFLYVLPAGKRSLVMLVVLFLLVSLLEVFGIGSIGPFISLASNPQTISQTPWLHQIYLQTGFQNETHFLGFLGLLIVAIFILKSYVHWRVNVHIFRFSFQQRAELCRQLLQAYLEAPYSFHLSNSSAKSIQNVIQFTGQFSGTILITFLVELSNLTIVLFLTALLFIANSIAVVMVLSILLPLLLLFHHFRQKIKQWGQEVGEANASMIRIVNHSLGSIKETRIIGCEPHFQGQISQQANRLADAMTGFFSFKILPRLMIETMLVLGLVGFTSISLIVYQNLESLLPVLGIFTVASLRMVPAITGLVKGASTLRNSTYTLDRLYLEFKEIESFQKEAVSQFSVAMNTRSRENYQKKNLTFRDRIVLDGVSYRYPEANEHALSDISLTLQKGESIAFIGKSGAGKTTLVDVILGLLLPQQGDIQVDDTSIYQNLRSWQNLIAYIPQSIYLIDDTIERNIAFGVPDEAIDGEKVEKAIQAAQLQDLIAELPEGMKTSVGERGVRLSGGQRQRIGIARAIYHDRPILILDEATSALDNETENLVSEAIESLAGVKTTIAIAHRLSTIQNCDRIYLMEKGKIVKSGTYQEVVEATNEVENAVNNSA
- a CDS encoding sulfotransferase — translated: MTMPNFLVIGAVKSATTSVYHYLKQHPEIYMSPTKETSFFAIEGDDLDFNGPGFQQTYLYKCGIRDLDTYQAEFAGVTNEKAIGEASPIYLYFTPKAPQRIRHYLDRPKLIAILRHPAERAFSHFLNNIRDRREPLTDFAAALQDEKRRLQENWGPAWHYQEIGFYSRYLREYFQRFEREQIRVYLFEDLKANPIATMQDIFRFLKVDDTFIPDFSGKYNQSYTRKSELLHDMIFTSNPLKAAVKTLVPAGVTRKLATRINKQNLAKPKLSPQIRQQLVDLYREDILQLQDLLQRDFSAWLA
- a CDS encoding KpsF/GutQ family sugar-phosphate isomerase, with protein sequence MQTQASPSVFSQSRSYFQQVTELLQLEAEAIAQTSQRLQPESVQSVVQLLSTCTGKIVLTGVGKSGIVARKIAATLTSVGTVAIFLHPAEALHGDLGIVQSDDVVIALSNSGETDELLAMLPSLKQRCVPIVALVGNLDSTLARQANVVLAATIEREACPLNLAPTTSTTVAIAIGDAIAMTVATAKGITPEKFALNHPAGRLGKRLTLRVADIMHGGTDNPTISPDASWLEVVTGISQGGLGAVSVVDEQQRLLGIITDGDLRRAMETIQPVELAKFQAGSIMTRNPITAMREWLAYDALQVMENRPSQIAVLPVVDADRRCVGLLRLHDIARSGLL
- the kdsB gene encoding 3-deoxy-manno-octulosonate cytidylyltransferase: MKILAVIPARYQSQRFPGKPLALVGDRPMIEWVYQAAKNAQVFDEVIVATDSPQIATCVRNFGGKVEMTREDHLTGTDRVAEVATRYPKMQVVANVQGDQPFVTTEALQQLVSPYLQGEAPEMTTLGCPLNCEEDRLNPHTVKVICSVQGHALYFSRAAIPYFRNRGEVPVYHHLGLYAFRRDFLAAYAQLTPTPLEQCEGLEQLRVLEHGYTIRVAFTQTSTLEINTPEDLERAQLFVSERIA